The following proteins are co-located in the Siansivirga zeaxanthinifaciens CC-SAMT-1 genome:
- a CDS encoding deoxyhypusine synthase family protein: MSTKGPISQFIEKNYLHFNAAALVDAAKGYETHLLEGGKMMVTLAGAMSTAELGKSLAEMIRQDKIHIISCTGANLEEDIMNLVAHNSYKRVPNYRDLSPQEEWDLLENHYNRVTDTCIPEEEAFRRLQSHLYDIWNKADKSGERYFPHEFMYQMLNSGVLEQYYEIDPKDSWMIAAAEKNLPIVVPGWEDSTMGNIFASYCIKGEFKASTTKSGIEYMMWLADWYPKNSAGKGVGFFQIGGGIAGDFPICVVPMLYQDMEMHDIPFWSYFCQISDSTTSYGSYSGAVPNEKITWGKLDIDTPKYIIESDATIVAPLVFAYLLDQ; this comes from the coding sequence ATGAGTACTAAAGGCCCTATTTCTCAATTTATTGAAAAAAACTATTTACACTTTAACGCAGCAGCTTTAGTTGATGCAGCTAAAGGGTATGAAACTCATTTGCTCGAAGGCGGAAAAATGATGGTTACCCTAGCTGGAGCTATGAGTACTGCCGAATTAGGCAAATCTTTAGCAGAAATGATTCGTCAAGATAAAATTCATATTATTTCATGTACTGGTGCAAACCTTGAAGAGGATATTATGAATTTAGTAGCGCATAATTCTTATAAGAGAGTCCCTAATTACCGCGATTTATCACCGCAAGAAGAATGGGATTTATTAGAAAATCATTACAACCGTGTTACCGATACTTGTATTCCAGAGGAAGAAGCATTCAGACGTTTACAATCGCATTTGTATGATATCTGGAATAAAGCAGATAAATCGGGAGAACGTTATTTCCCGCATGAGTTTATGTATCAAATGCTAAACTCTGGAGTTTTAGAGCAGTACTATGAAATAGATCCTAAAGATTCATGGATGATTGCTGCTGCCGAAAAAAACCTACCAATTGTAGTTCCAGGTTGGGAAGACAGTACCATGGGTAATATTTTTGCATCCTACTGTATAAAAGGCGAATTTAAAGCTTCAACAACAAAAAGTGGTATCGAATACATGATGTGGTTAGCAGACTGGTATCCTAAAAACTCAGCTGGTAAAGGTGTAGGCTTTTTCCAAATAGGAGGCGGTATTGCTGGCGATTTCCCAATTTGCGTAGTGCCTATGTTGTATCAAGATATGGAAATGCACGATATACCGTTTTGGAGCTATTTTTGTCAAATTAGCGACTCAACTACAAGTTACGGCTCTTATTCTGGCGCCGTGCCTAACGAAAAAATTACCTGGGGTAAACTAGATATAGATACTCCTAAATATATAATTGAAAGTGATGCAACTATTGTAGCACCACTTGTTTTTGCTTACTTATTAGACCAATAA
- a CDS encoding arginine decarboxylase, translating into MNTKYIDLINQSFYFPQEEFTLNDKYLEFHGIDLMGLVEEYGAPLKFTYLPQISNNINRAKGWFEKAIKANKYKGKYNYCYCTKSSHFKHVLDEALKNDIHIETSSAFDIDIVESLKAEGKITDKTFVISNGFKRDQYIKNIGRLINNGHKNCIPIIDNYEEIDLLSQEIKGKFNIGIRIASEEEPKFEFYTSRLGIGYKNILPFYRSQIKENKKVKLKMLHFFINTGIRDNAYYWNELTKCLKVYTSLKRICPSLDSLNIGGGFPIKNSLAFDFDYEYMVSEIVNQIKLVCEEEEVAVPNIFTEFGGFTVGESGGAIYEVLYQKQQNDREKWNMINSSFITTLPDTWAINKRFVMLPVNRWNESYERVLLGGLTCDSDDYYNSEQHMNAIYLPKYNKEKPLYIGFFNTGAYQETIGGFGGLQHCLIPSPKHILIDRDADGNITTKLFSEQQKSEDLLKILGYAD; encoded by the coding sequence ATGAATACGAAATACATTGATTTAATTAATCAGTCTTTTTATTTTCCACAGGAAGAATTTACTTTAAATGATAAATACTTAGAATTTCATGGTATTGACCTTATGGGATTGGTAGAAGAGTATGGAGCGCCTTTAAAATTTACCTATCTTCCTCAAATTTCTAACAACATCAATCGTGCAAAAGGTTGGTTTGAAAAAGCTATAAAAGCCAATAAATACAAAGGGAAATACAATTATTGTTACTGTACAAAAAGCTCGCATTTTAAACATGTGCTAGATGAAGCTTTAAAAAATGATATTCATATAGAAACCTCTTCAGCGTTTGATATTGATATTGTTGAAAGTTTAAAAGCCGAAGGTAAAATAACAGACAAAACCTTCGTTATTAGTAATGGTTTTAAAAGAGATCAATACATTAAAAATATTGGAAGATTAATTAATAACGGTCATAAAAATTGCATTCCAATTATTGACAATTATGAAGAAATCGATTTGCTTTCTCAAGAAATTAAAGGCAAATTTAACATTGGAATTCGTATTGCATCCGAAGAAGAACCAAAATTTGAGTTTTATACTTCACGATTAGGTATTGGTTATAAAAACATTCTGCCTTTTTACAGAAGCCAGATTAAAGAAAATAAAAAGGTTAAGCTTAAAATGCTTCACTTCTTTATAAATACAGGTATTCGCGACAATGCTTATTATTGGAACGAACTTACTAAATGTTTAAAAGTATATACTAGTTTAAAACGTATTTGCCCTAGTTTAGATAGTTTAAATATTGGCGGCGGATTTCCTATAAAAAACTCTTTAGCTTTCGATTTTGACTATGAATATATGGTTAGTGAAATTGTTAACCAGATTAAATTAGTTTGTGAAGAGGAAGAAGTGGCTGTTCCCAATATTTTTACCGAGTTTGGTGGTTTTACAGTAGGCGAAAGTGGCGGTGCTATTTACGAGGTATTATACCAAAAACAACAAAACGACCGTGAAAAATGGAATATGATTAACTCATCATTCATTACAACTTTGCCAGATACTTGGGCTATTAACAAACGTTTTGTAATGCTGCCGGTAAATAGATGGAATGAAAGTTACGAACGTGTTTTACTAGGTGGATTAACCTGCGATAGTGACGATTATTACAACAGTGAACAGCATATGAATGCTATTTACTTACCAAAATATAATAAAGAAAAGCCTTTATACATAGGGTTTTTTAATACGGGTGCGTATCAAGAGACCATTGGTGGTTTTGGAGGCTTACAACACTGTTTAATTCCATCGCCAAAACATATTTTAATTGATAGAGATGCCGATGGCAACATAACAACTAAACTATTTAGTGAACAACAAAAAAGTGAAGACTTACTTAAAATTTTAGGTTATGCAGACTAA
- a CDS encoding sodium ion-translocating decarboxylase subunit beta: MKKIILIFGVLSLLVFIRPVLGLNAKATHTTETTTLTVSDNTVGESFVSEAFNGIKQFYSFTGFANAQSGNLIMILVGIIFIYLGIKFDYEPLLLIPIGIGVIIGNIPFVVGNQTGIYEAGSVLNYLYFGVVKGIYPPLIFLGIGAMTDFSSLIANPKLMLLGAAAQIGVFATFLGALYLGFNLPEAGAIGIIGGADGPTAIFLSSKLANGINILPDGTTVKNLIGPIAIAAYSYMALVPVIQPPIMKLLTTKKERLIRMKPPRAVSQKEKMIFPVVALLLTTFISPSALPLLGMLFFGNLLKESGRTERLADTARTKLIDIVTILLGVTVGASTQADIFITKDSMMIFALGAISFVIATMGGLLFAKFMNLFLKGDDKLNPLIGAAGVSAVPDSARVVHAVGLKADPQNYLLMHAMAPNVAGVIGSAIAAGIILSFLG; the protein is encoded by the coding sequence ATGAAGAAAATAATATTAATATTTGGAGTCCTATCGCTACTTGTTTTTATAAGACCTGTATTGGGCTTAAATGCAAAGGCGACCCACACAACCGAAACAACAACCCTTACAGTTTCAGACAATACGGTAGGAGAGAGCTTTGTTTCTGAAGCTTTCAATGGCATTAAACAATTTTACAGTTTCACTGGGTTTGCAAACGCTCAATCTGGTAATTTGATTATGATTTTGGTTGGTATCATTTTTATATATCTGGGAATAAAATTTGATTACGAACCCTTGTTGTTAATTCCTATCGGAATAGGTGTTATTATAGGCAATATTCCGTTTGTAGTTGGAAATCAAACGGGTATTTACGAAGCAGGTTCGGTTTTAAATTATCTGTATTTTGGCGTTGTAAAAGGTATTTATCCGCCACTTATATTCTTGGGTATTGGTGCCATGACCGATTTCTCGTCACTCATTGCAAACCCAAAACTAATGCTTTTAGGTGCTGCTGCTCAAATTGGTGTATTTGCGACTTTTTTAGGAGCGCTTTATTTAGGTTTTAATCTGCCAGAAGCTGGTGCTATTGGTATTATTGGAGGAGCCGATGGGCCAACAGCCATTTTTTTATCATCTAAACTAGCCAACGGCATTAACATTTTACCCGATGGTACTACGGTTAAAAATTTAATTGGTCCTATTGCCATAGCTGCTTATTCATACATGGCATTGGTACCAGTTATTCAACCGCCAATTATGAAATTGCTAACAACCAAAAAGGAGCGTTTAATTAGAATGAAACCTCCAAGAGCAGTTTCGCAAAAAGAAAAAATGATTTTTCCTGTGGTGGCGCTTTTACTAACCACGTTTATTTCGCCAAGTGCCTTGCCTTTGTTAGGGATGTTGTTCTTTGGTAATTTATTAAAAGAATCTGGCCGTACAGAACGTCTTGCCGATACAGCACGTACAAAACTTATAGACATTGTTACGATTTTATTAGGAGTGACTGTTGGGGCTTCTACTCAAGCCGATATTTTCATCACGAAAGATTCTATGATGATTTTTGCTCTGGGTGCCATATCCTTTGTTATCGCCACTATGGGAGGTTTGTTGTTTGCTAAATTCATGAATTTATTTTTAAAAGGCGATGATAAATTGAACCCGCTTATCGGGGCAGCGGGTGTTTCGGCAGTGCCAGATAGTGCTCGTGTAGTTCATGCTGTGGGTTTAAAAGCCGACCCACAGAATTATTTATTAATGCATGCCATGGCACCAAATGTAGCAGGGGTTATTGGCTCTGCAATTGCAGCGGGTATTATTTTAAGTTTTTTAGGATAA
- the speB gene encoding agmatinase, whose translation MQTKTYANIPEEFGKLESAKIVLIPVSYDSESVAQKGSVNGPEAFLKASRKMELYDIETDTEVYKQGVYLVDELEYNSAEAMVDAVHQATKTHIKKNKFVTVFGSEHTVSIGTIRAFNEMYPSLTVLNIGAHANVRKSYKGSTLNYACALHEASQNTNLIQVGVRSMSAKEKTILDVEKTFFAHEMALDDSWSDAAIDQMTDNVFINFNLNALDISIFPNTAAPLPGGLFWYETLEFLKQVFAEKNVVGFDMVELCPNANQKSSDFLAAKLYYKMLSYKFMDQEVGDDYDNTYENAKQKNNATKFNEDDEY comes from the coding sequence ATGCAGACTAAGACATATGCTAATATCCCGGAAGAGTTTGGGAAATTAGAAAGTGCCAAAATAGTTTTAATTCCGGTGTCTTACGACAGCGAAAGTGTAGCGCAAAAGGGCAGTGTTAACGGTCCAGAAGCTTTTCTTAAGGCTTCAAGAAAAATGGAACTTTACGATATCGAAACTGATACCGAAGTTTATAAGCAAGGAGTATATTTAGTTGATGAATTAGAATATAACTCTGCCGAAGCTATGGTTGATGCAGTGCATCAAGCCACAAAAACCCACATTAAAAAAAATAAATTTGTAACTGTTTTTGGTAGTGAGCATACAGTTTCAATTGGAACCATTCGTGCTTTCAATGAAATGTACCCTAGTTTAACAGTATTAAATATTGGAGCACACGCCAATGTGCGTAAAAGCTACAAAGGCAGTACATTAAACTATGCTTGTGCACTGCATGAAGCTAGTCAGAATACCAATTTAATTCAGGTTGGTGTACGTTCTATGAGCGCTAAAGAGAAAACCATTTTAGATGTTGAAAAAACATTTTTTGCTCATGAAATGGCTCTGGATGATAGTTGGAGTGATGCAGCTATAGATCAAATGACAGATAATGTGTTTATCAATTTTAATTTAAACGCTCTAGATATTTCTATATTTCCAAACACAGCAGCTCCATTACCAGGAGGTTTGTTTTGGTACGAAACTTTAGAGTTTCTTAAACAAGTATTTGCAGAGAAAAATGTTGTAGGTTTTGATATGGTTGAGCTTTGCCCAAATGCCAATCAAAAATCTTCAGATTTTCTTGCAGCAAAATTGTATTATAAAATGTTAAGTTATAAATTTATGGACCAAGAAGTAGGTGACGATTATGACAATACCTACGAAAATGCAAAACAAAAAAATAACGCAACAAAATTTAACGAAGACGATGAGTACTAA
- a CDS encoding mevalonate kinase family protein: MKGPLFYSKILLFGEYGIIKDSKGLSIPYNFYNGALKRSENPSEAAIKSNESLKRFATYLADINPDLVVFDLEALNSDIEAGMYFDSSIPQGYGVGSSGALVAAIYDKYAQNKITVLENLTRDKLLTLKTIFSEMESFFHGKSSGLDPLNSYLSIPILINSKDNIEATGIPSQKADGKGAVFLIDSGIIGETAPMVSLFMENMKQEGFRNMLKDQFIKHTDACVEDFLKGDIKSLFKNTKRLSKVVLNNFKPMIPQQFHELWKKGIETNEYYLKLCGSGGGGYILGFTEDIEKVKKSLKDYKLEVVYSF, encoded by the coding sequence ATGAAAGGACCACTATTTTATTCAAAAATATTACTCTTTGGAGAATATGGAATCATCAAAGATTCCAAAGGTTTATCGATACCTTATAATTTTTATAACGGTGCTTTAAAAAGAAGTGAAAATCCTTCGGAAGCAGCTATAAAATCAAATGAAAGTTTAAAAAGATTTGCTACGTATTTGGCCGATATTAATCCAGATTTAGTGGTTTTCGATTTAGAGGCATTAAACAGCGATATCGAAGCGGGTATGTACTTCGATTCTTCGATACCACAAGGTTATGGTGTTGGAAGTAGCGGTGCTTTAGTTGCTGCGATTTACGATAAATATGCTCAAAATAAAATTACCGTTTTAGAGAATTTAACAAGAGATAAATTGTTAACTCTAAAAACAATTTTTTCTGAAATGGAATCTTTTTTCCACGGAAAATCTTCAGGTTTAGACCCTTTAAATAGTTATTTAAGCATTCCTATTCTTATAAATTCTAAAGATAATATTGAAGCCACCGGTATTCCATCTCAAAAAGCAGATGGTAAAGGCGCTGTGTTTTTAATTGATAGTGGTATTATTGGCGAAACGGCTCCTATGGTTAGCTTGTTCATGGAAAACATGAAGCAGGAAGGCTTTCGTAATATGCTTAAAGACCAATTTATAAAACACACCGATGCTTGTGTGGAAGATTTTTTAAAGGGCGATATCAAATCGTTATTTAAAAACACAAAGCGTTTGTCTAAAGTGGTCCTAAATAACTTTAAACCTATGATACCACAACAGTTTCATGAACTTTGGAAAAAAGGTATTGAAACTAACGAATACTATTTGAAATTATGTGGATCTGGTGGCGGAGGCTATATTTTAGGCTTTACCGAAGATATCGAAAAGGTTAAAAAATCGCTTAAAGATTATAAACTAGAGGTAGTTTACAGTTTCTAA
- a CDS encoding geranylgeranylglycerol-phosphate geranylgeranyltransferase, which yields MLSRKQKHILLKFFSMFSVVRGYNILVIIIAQYLTSIFILAHKLPLREVVLDPNLLMLVLASAATIAGGYIINNFYDSEKDLINRPIKSRLDKLISQNTKLSFYFVLNFLAAIMASYVSFKAVLFFSVYIFGIWFYSHKLKKLPFIGNLTSAVLTITPFFAIFLYFKNFEQVIFVHAIFLFLIISMRELTKDLENLRGDLVQNYHTIPVVYGESLSKKMLVLLSILALIPIYLLLTYYEIGYMYWYFYLCIVLLLLFLFVLYKSETKLHYIILHNILKFIIVAGVFCILLIDVNVFINRLF from the coding sequence ATGTTATCCAGAAAGCAAAAACATATTTTACTTAAGTTTTTTAGTATGTTTTCTGTGGTGCGTGGTTATAATATTTTAGTTATAATCATAGCTCAATATTTAACTTCTATTTTTATACTTGCTCATAAGCTTCCATTGCGGGAGGTTGTTTTAGACCCTAATTTATTAATGCTTGTTCTGGCTTCGGCAGCTACTATTGCGGGAGGTTACATTATTAATAATTTTTATGATTCGGAGAAAGACTTAATCAATCGTCCCATTAAATCGCGGTTAGATAAGTTAATAAGTCAGAATACAAAATTGTCTTTCTATTTTGTGCTTAATTTTTTGGCAGCAATCATGGCGAGTTACGTATCATTTAAGGCGGTGCTGTTTTTTTCTGTATATATTTTTGGTATTTGGTTTTATTCGCATAAGTTAAAAAAGCTACCGTTTATAGGTAATCTCACATCGGCTGTATTAACAATTACCCCATTTTTTGCTATATTTTTATATTTCAAAAACTTTGAACAGGTCATTTTTGTGCATGCTATATTTTTGTTTTTAATAATAAGCATGCGAGAACTAACAAAAGATTTGGAGAATTTACGAGGCGATTTGGTGCAAAATTATCACACCATTCCTGTGGTTTACGGAGAAAGTCTATCGAAAAAAATGCTTGTTTTATTATCTATTTTAGCATTAATACCTATTTATTTATTGCTAACATACTATGAAATTGGCTATATGTATTGGTATTTTTATTTGTGTATAGTCTTGCTTTTATTGTTTTTGTTCGTGTTATATAAATCGGAAACCAAACTCCATTACATCATACTTCATAATATTTTGAAATTTATTATTGTGGCTGGTGTATTTTGTATTTTATTAATAGACGTGAATGTCTTTATTAACAGGTTGTTTTAG
- a CDS encoding four helix bundle protein codes for MVNLYRELAYNQKEYVMSKQLLKSVTSIGANIREAEFAQSKLDFINKMSISLKEANETIYWLDLLFETKFIDKKTFDNYKSKSEEMIKLLVSIVKSAKE; via the coding sequence ATTGTAAATTTATATAGAGAATTGGCTTACAATCAAAAAGAGTATGTCATGTCCAAGCAGTTATTAAAATCAGTGACATCGATTGGAGCTAATATTAGGGAAGCTGAATTTGCACAAAGTAAGCTTGATTTTATTAACAAAATGTCTATTAGTTTAAAAGAAGCAAATGAAACAATTTATTGGTTAGATCTTCTTTTTGAAACAAAATTTATAGATAAAAAAACTTTTGATAATTATAAGTCTAAATCTGAAGAGATGATAAAATTATTAGTTAGTATTGTTAAGTCAGCCAAAGAATAA
- a CDS encoding glycosyltransferase 87 family protein, with translation MLASIACYFTFAYNLIRTDYINLVTLYGALFFLFYKLIQELKNNIKALTYIAFSFRAIFILAIPNLSQDFYRFIWDGRMLLQGFNPYLYNVESFINAQTLPVSQAQILFEGMGSLNASHFTNYPPINQLCFFIAALLANKSILGSVVVLRFLIIAADFGTLYFGKKLLNKLNLPEHYIFWYILNPFIIIELTGNLHFEGVMIFFLIWSLYLLHQKKWQWASVVFALSISTKLIPIILLPLFLKWFSKNKQHWDYKRLFVFYTLTILTTIAVFIPFYSNEFITNYYKTVGLWFTTFEFNASIYYLARSIGYTFRGYNEIAIIGKGISVLTVIFTLAIALLRKNDTTKDLITSMLLVLSFYFFMSTTVHPWYIATLLILSIFTEYKFPLVWSFVVILSYLSYLNVDSSDKSENLWIIGLEYSIVYGYLIWEMVIKKAAKKQLS, from the coding sequence GTGCTAGCTAGCATAGCATGCTATTTTACTTTTGCTTACAATCTTATTAGAACAGATTACATTAATCTTGTTACTTTATATGGCGCCTTGTTTTTTTTGTTTTACAAACTCATACAAGAACTAAAAAACAATATTAAAGCACTTACCTATATTGCTTTTAGTTTTAGAGCTATTTTCATTTTAGCCATTCCCAATTTATCTCAAGATTTCTATCGTTTTATTTGGGATGGAAGAATGCTTCTGCAAGGTTTTAATCCCTACTTATATAATGTAGAAAGCTTTATTAACGCGCAAACATTACCGGTATCTCAGGCACAAATTTTATTTGAAGGTATGGGCTCGCTTAATGCCAGCCATTTCACCAATTATCCTCCAATAAACCAACTCTGTTTTTTTATAGCGGCATTACTGGCTAATAAAAGTATATTAGGTTCTGTAGTTGTTTTGAGATTTTTGATTATTGCTGCTGATTTTGGTACACTATATTTTGGAAAAAAATTACTTAATAAACTGAATTTACCTGAACATTATATTTTTTGGTACATCCTAAATCCGTTTATTATTATAGAGCTTACAGGTAATTTACATTTTGAAGGCGTGATGATCTTCTTTTTAATTTGGAGTTTGTATTTACTGCATCAAAAAAAATGGCAATGGGCTTCCGTTGTTTTTGCCTTATCAATTTCTACCAAATTAATCCCCATTATATTACTACCTTTATTTTTAAAATGGTTTTCAAAAAACAAACAGCATTGGGATTATAAACGCCTATTTGTTTTTTACACCCTTACAATATTAACTACCATAGCTGTTTTTATACCATTTTACTCGAATGAATTTATTACAAACTATTATAAAACCGTTGGTTTATGGTTTACTACCTTTGAATTTAATGCGAGTATTTACTACTTGGCCCGATCTATTGGCTATACCTTTAGAGGATATAATGAAATTGCTATTATTGGTAAAGGGATTTCTGTATTAACTGTTATTTTTACATTAGCCATAGCGCTTTTAAGAAAAAACGATACAACCAAAGATTTAATAACAAGTATGCTTTTGGTATTATCTTTTTATTTTTTCATGTCGACCACTGTACACCCATGGTATATAGCAACACTTTTAATATTATCAATTTTTACGGAATATAAATTTCCGCTAGTTTGGAGTTTTGTTGTTATATTAAGTTACTTGTCTTATTTGAATGTAGATAGTTCCGACAAGTCTGAAAACCTATGGATTATTGGACTGGAATACAGCATTGTTTACGGCTATTTAATTTGGGAAATGGTTATAAAAAAAGCCGCTAAAAAGCAGCTTTCATAA
- the mce gene encoding methylmalonyl-CoA epimerase, producing MNISHIEHIGIAVDNLEEAITYYENVLGMKCYAIEEVVDQKVKTAFFLVGTTKIELLESTTPDGPIGKFIAKKGQGIHHIAFAVNDTDEALKMAEESGVTLIDKQARKGAEGLNIGFLHPKSTLGVLTELCSKN from the coding sequence ATGAATATTTCTCATATAGAACATATCGGTATTGCTGTCGATAATTTAGAAGAAGCCATTACATATTATGAAAACGTTTTAGGAATGAAATGTTATGCCATAGAAGAGGTTGTCGATCAAAAAGTGAAGACAGCCTTTTTTTTGGTAGGTACTACAAAAATTGAATTATTAGAAAGTACTACTCCCGATGGCCCTATAGGCAAATTTATTGCTAAAAAAGGGCAAGGTATTCACCACATTGCCTTCGCTGTAAACGATACAGATGAAGCATTAAAAATGGCAGAAGAAAGTGGTGTTACTTTAATTGATAAACAAGCAAGAAAAGGCGCCGAGGGTTTAAATATTGGTTTTCTTCATCCGAAATCAACTTTGGGTGTTCTTACCGAGTTGTGCTCAAAAAATTAA
- a CDS encoding OadG family protein, with product MTHLLLYTDAISEGYIILITGLIIVFGGLILLTVFFKYGLPIMLYVYKIITKGPDKKVKEISPKVNQAFTGEMAAAISVAIHMYLKEQHDDENAILTIKQARKMYSPWSSKIYSAYGNRF from the coding sequence ATGACACATTTATTATTATATACCGATGCTATAAGTGAGGGGTACATTATTTTAATTACGGGTTTAATCATTGTTTTTGGGGGATTAATTCTGTTAACAGTTTTCTTTAAATATGGTTTGCCAATAATGCTTTATGTCTATAAAATCATTACCAAAGGACCCGATAAAAAAGTAAAAGAGATTTCACCAAAAGTAAATCAGGCTTTTACAGGCGAAATGGCAGCAGCTATTTCGGTAGCCATACACATGTATTTAAAGGAGCAGCACGACGATGAGAATGCTATTTTAACCATAAAACAGGCCAGAAAAATGTATTCACCTTGGAGTTCTAAAATTTACAGTGCCTACGGTAACAGATTTTAA
- a CDS encoding pseudouridine synthase — MSRNQGTSGKGKPSGRGQQNDGGKNYSRSNNSKTKSFARGNAPIKKAVTTQKSSNPDEIRLNKYVANSGLCSRREADVHIATGLVTVNGKVITEMGYKVKIGDEVRYDGSRINPEKKAYVLLNKPKGFATTTSEGKGRTVMDLVANATSSRIKPIGRLGRNSKGLLLFTNDEEIAKKFTNSKHGVPRLFHIELDKNLKLEDLKKIQEGFKIEGKLFSVEEISYIDGASKKEIGLKIKNTGNTLVRTIFDYLKYEIVNLDCVAIGHLTKKDIPRGSWKHLTEQELNTLKML; from the coding sequence ATGAGTAGAAATCAGGGAACCAGTGGAAAAGGGAAACCTTCAGGAAGAGGGCAGCAAAACGATGGTGGTAAAAATTATAGCAGAAGCAATAATTCCAAAACTAAAAGTTTTGCAAGAGGAAATGCGCCTATTAAAAAAGCAGTAACTACTCAGAAATCATCCAATCCAGATGAAATTAGATTAAACAAATACGTGGCTAATTCTGGCTTGTGCTCACGTCGTGAGGCCGATGTGCATATTGCAACAGGTCTGGTTACCGTTAACGGTAAAGTTATTACCGAAATGGGTTATAAAGTTAAAATTGGAGACGAAGTTCGTTACGATGGTTCACGCATCAACCCAGAGAAAAAAGCATACGTTTTATTAAATAAACCAAAAGGGTTTGCAACAACCACCAGCGAAGGTAAAGGAAGAACCGTAATGGATTTGGTGGCTAATGCAACATCTTCAAGAATTAAACCTATTGGTCGTCTGGGTAGAAATTCTAAGGGCTTACTGTTATTTACTAACGATGAAGAGATAGCGAAAAAATTCACCAATTCTAAACATGGTGTGCCTAGATTATTTCATATTGAACTTGATAAGAATTTAAAGTTAGAAGATTTAAAGAAAATACAAGAAGGATTTAAAATTGAAGGAAAATTATTTTCGGTTGAAGAAATAAGTTATATCGATGGCGCTTCAAAAAAAGAAATTGGTTTAAAAATTAAAAATACGGGTAACACCTTAGTGCGAACTATTTTTGATTATTTAAAATACGAAATAGTAAACTTAGATTGCGTTGCCATTGGGCATTTAACAAAAAAAGATATTCCGCGTGGTAGCTGGAAACACCTAACAGAGCAAGAGTTAAATACGCTTAAAATGCTGTAA
- a CDS encoding biotin/lipoyl-containing protein: MKNFTFKINENSYSVKIVSHESNTIDLEVNGTSYSVKMKEEIKTLKTPTLVRKPSTAAAVEPVKVNPSSSKTKIIAPIPGNILSIHVNVGDKIKTNDLLLVLEAMKMENSIVSEYSGVVSAIHVKVGQQVLQGELMIELE; encoded by the coding sequence ATGAAAAATTTCACATTTAAAATAAACGAAAACAGCTACAGTGTTAAAATTGTTTCACACGAAAGCAACACCATTGATCTTGAAGTTAACGGAACCTCTTATTCTGTTAAAATGAAAGAAGAAATTAAAACCTTAAAAACACCAACATTAGTTCGTAAACCGTCCACAGCAGCGGCCGTAGAACCCGTAAAAGTGAATCCTTCATCTTCTAAAACAAAAATAATAGCTCCTATACCTGGTAATATTTTATCAATTCATGTGAATGTTGGAGATAAGATAAAAACCAACGATTTGCTATTAGTACTTGAAGCCATGAAAATGGAAAACAGTATTGTTTCTGAGTATTCGGGCGTAGTTTCTGCGATTCATGTTAAAGTGGGGCAACAAGTTTTGCAAGGTGAATTAATGATAGAACTGGAATAA